One Desulfolucanica intricata genomic region harbors:
- a CDS encoding CtsR family transcriptional regulator yields MSNLSNLIEKHLKKLLEESSIGYIDIKRNELAEYFNCVPSQINYVLSTRFTYENGYLVESRRGGAGYVRIIRLSLKEQDRIIAVITKIVGNSISQAAAERVINRLFEENIINMREANIMKAAIHRNVLKIDLPWRDSIRALILKAMLVALLKEY; encoded by the coding sequence GTGTCTAATCTTTCAAACCTTATAGAAAAGCACTTAAAAAAACTTTTAGAAGAAAGTTCTATAGGGTATATAGATATTAAAAGAAATGAATTAGCCGAATATTTCAATTGTGTTCCCTCACAAATAAACTATGTATTATCAACACGTTTTACTTATGAAAATGGATATTTAGTGGAAAGCCGCCGGGGTGGAGCCGGATATGTAAGAATAATAAGACTGTCATTAAAAGAACAGGACCGAATTATCGCAGTCATTACAAAGATTGTTGGTAATTCTATTTCCCAAGCTGCAGCTGAAAGAGTTATTAACAGATTATTTGAGGAAAACATAATAAACATGCGGGAAGCAAATATTATGAAGGCAGCTATACACAGAAACGTACTAAAAATAGATTTACCCTGGAGAGATTCAATCAGAGCTTTGATCTTAAAAGCAATGTTGGTGGCTTTACTAAAAGAATATTAA
- a CDS encoding UvrB/UvrC motif-containing protein, whose translation MLCERCQQRQANVQFTEIINNKKKTIRLCDVCAKEMQIDNFAWSPQLNLHNFLAGLLQTDFGTFKTPSIEQKSCKTCGLTEERFIKKGLLGCADCYEDFGHRLEPLLRRIHGNSRHTGKVPERTGGNVRLLNDIERLKGELREVIIREEFERAAELRDQIKELEKKINQGG comes from the coding sequence ATGTTGTGTGAACGGTGTCAGCAGCGGCAGGCAAATGTGCAGTTCACAGAAATTATAAATAATAAAAAGAAAACTATTCGTTTGTGTGATGTTTGTGCCAAAGAGATGCAAATTGACAATTTTGCCTGGTCTCCTCAGTTAAATTTACACAATTTTTTAGCCGGACTTTTACAAACTGATTTTGGAACATTTAAAACTCCTTCAATAGAACAAAAAAGTTGTAAAACGTGCGGTTTAACAGAGGAGAGATTTATTAAAAAGGGGCTGTTGGGTTGTGCAGATTGCTATGAAGATTTTGGTCACCGTTTAGAACCTTTACTGCGGAGAATTCATGGCAACTCACGTCATACAGGAAAAGTGCCTGAGCGTACCGGTGGAAATGTTCGTTTATTAAATGATATTGAAAGACTTAAAGGTGAATTACGGGAAGTAATTATTCGTGAAGAGTTTGAGCGTGCTGCAGAGCTTCGTGACCAAATTAAAGAGTTAGAGAAGAAGATTAATCAGGGGGGATAG
- a CDS encoding protein arginine kinase produces MTLKETVENAFSSWMNSDAPESDIVISSRIRIARNLKNLPFPHMLSDEQADQVVYAVKAAIDNPKFVQEFGYLELSWMNELSQVDRQILVEKHLISPDLLENYNKKAVVISEDEAISIMINEEDHLRIQCINPGLQLKEAWDLVNKLDDGLESTLDYAFSERLGYLTACPTNVGTGLRASVMMHLPGLVLANQINGVLAAIAKLGITVRGMYGEGTQATGNLFQISNQITLGQSEEEIIKNIISITKQLLAQERAARQILLKERKEFLEDRVCRSLGILKYARMINSDETMKMLSDVRLGVVLNIIDNIKTSLLSELMVLSRPAYLIKKAGRQISGLERDVLRAKLIREKLNV; encoded by the coding sequence ATGACTTTAAAAGAAACCGTTGAGAATGCTTTTAGTAGTTGGATGAACTCAGATGCCCCTGAATCGGATATTGTAATTAGCAGTCGCATTCGGATTGCCCGGAATTTAAAAAACCTGCCCTTTCCGCATATGTTATCGGATGAACAGGCGGACCAAGTCGTGTATGCTGTAAAAGCTGCTATAGATAATCCAAAATTTGTGCAAGAGTTTGGTTACTTGGAATTAAGTTGGATGAATGAATTATCGCAAGTAGATAGACAAATACTAGTTGAAAAGCATTTAATCAGCCCTGATTTGTTAGAAAACTATAACAAAAAGGCAGTTGTTATTAGCGAGGATGAAGCTATAAGTATTATGATTAACGAAGAAGATCATCTTCGTATTCAGTGTATAAATCCTGGTTTACAGTTGAAAGAAGCTTGGGATTTGGTAAACAAACTGGATGATGGATTAGAAAGCACGCTTGATTATGCCTTTTCAGAGCGATTAGGCTATCTTACTGCTTGTCCTACCAATGTTGGTACAGGTTTACGGGCTTCAGTGATGATGCATTTGCCCGGGTTGGTTTTAGCTAATCAAATTAACGGTGTTCTTGCTGCCATTGCAAAGTTGGGAATTACTGTACGTGGTATGTATGGAGAAGGTACTCAGGCAACCGGTAACTTGTTTCAAATTTCTAATCAAATTACTTTGGGTCAGTCCGAAGAAGAAATAATTAAAAATATAATTTCAATTACCAAACAGTTGTTGGCTCAAGAGCGGGCGGCCCGGCAGATATTATTAAAGGAACGAAAAGAATTTTTAGAAGACAGAGTTTGTCGTTCTTTGGGTATATTAAAATATGCACGGATGATTAATTCTGATGAGACTATGAAAATGCTTTCGGATGTGCGGCTTGGGGTAGTTTTAAATATTATCGACAATATTAAAACAAGTTTACTGTCGGAGTTAATGGTTTTATCTCGTCCGGCTTACTTGATTAAAAAGGCCGGTCGTCAAATATCCGGCTTAGAGCGTGATGTTTTACGCGCTAAATTAATTAGAGAAAAGCTGAATGTATAA
- a CDS encoding ATP-dependent Clp protease ATP-binding subunit, translating into MFGRFTERAQKVFILAQEEAKRLNYPYVGTEHLLLGLIREGQGVAAKVLDSMGVDADRVRQIVEQMIGQGKGAGAEITLTPRAKKVLELSVDEARRMGHNYVGTEHLLLGLLREGEGVAAQVLSTLGADLNRVRILVLQMLGGNSANFNTGQGGMKAGNAGQTKTLNEYGRDLTVLAREDKLDPVVGREKEIERVIQVLSRRTKNNPVLLGDPGVGKTAIAEGLAQRIISGNVPETLTSKRLVTLDLGSLVAGTKYRGEFEDRLKKVTQEITKAGNIILFIDELHTLIGAGAAEGAIDAANILKPALARGELQCIGATTLDEYRKYIEKDAALERRFQPINVEEPTVEETIAILKGLRDKYEAHHRVRISDKALDEAARLSDRYITDRFLPDKAIDLIDEASSRVRLRAFTAPPDLKDMERQLEELRKEKEAAINNQEFEEAAKLRDREQQLMKNLEEQRESWKKEKGGDQLIVGEEDIAYVVSSWTGIPVNKLAEEETERLLKMEEILHQRVIGQEEAVQAVSRAVRRARAGLKDPKRPIGSFIFLGPTGVGKTELARALAEVLFGDENALVRIDMSEYMEKFAVSRLVGAPPGYVGYDEGGQLTEAVRRKPYTVVLLDEIEKAHPDVFNLLLQVLEDGRLTDSKGRTVDFRNTVIIMTSNVGVSYIKKEGTMGFQTRDQQESSYNNMKDKVNEELRRTFRPEFLNRIDETIVFHSLNREHIKEIVNLMLKDVIGRIAENQINIEVSERAKDFLVEKGFDEIFGARPLRREIQKQVEDKLSEELLKGTIKQGEQLVIDANENGIVINK; encoded by the coding sequence ATGTTTGGAAGATTTACGGAACGTGCCCAGAAAGTGTTTATTTTAGCTCAAGAAGAGGCTAAAAGGCTAAATTATCCTTATGTAGGTACTGAACATTTATTACTTGGTTTAATTAGGGAAGGTCAAGGGGTTGCGGCTAAAGTATTGGATTCTATGGGTGTTGATGCTGATCGGGTGCGACAAATTGTTGAACAAATGATTGGGCAGGGTAAGGGAGCGGGCGCAGAGATAACTTTAACTCCGCGGGCAAAGAAAGTTCTGGAGTTATCAGTTGATGAAGCAAGAAGGATGGGACATAATTATGTAGGTACGGAACATCTCTTGCTGGGTTTACTTCGCGAAGGGGAAGGTGTAGCGGCCCAGGTTTTAAGTACTCTTGGTGCAGATTTAAACCGTGTACGCATTCTGGTATTACAAATGTTAGGTGGGAATTCTGCTAATTTTAACACGGGGCAGGGTGGTATGAAGGCGGGTAATGCCGGCCAAACCAAAACATTAAATGAATACGGACGGGATTTAACGGTTTTAGCTCGTGAAGATAAATTAGATCCTGTGGTAGGTCGTGAAAAAGAAATTGAGAGGGTTATACAGGTATTAAGCCGCCGGACGAAAAATAATCCTGTGTTATTAGGTGACCCGGGGGTTGGTAAAACAGCAATTGCCGAAGGACTGGCACAGCGTATTATCTCCGGTAATGTACCTGAAACACTAACATCAAAACGTTTGGTTACTTTGGACTTGGGCTCTTTAGTGGCTGGAACTAAATATCGGGGGGAATTTGAAGACCGTCTGAAAAAGGTTACTCAGGAAATAACAAAAGCCGGTAATATTATATTATTTATTGATGAATTACATACCCTGATTGGAGCGGGGGCAGCTGAGGGAGCTATAGATGCGGCAAATATTTTAAAACCTGCTCTCGCCAGGGGTGAACTACAGTGTATTGGGGCTACTACCCTTGATGAGTACCGGAAATATATTGAAAAAGATGCAGCTTTAGAAAGACGGTTTCAGCCTATTAATGTTGAGGAGCCAACCGTTGAGGAAACCATTGCTATTTTAAAAGGATTAAGGGATAAATATGAGGCTCACCACCGGGTACGTATTAGTGATAAGGCCCTGGATGAGGCTGCCCGTTTATCTGACAGGTATATTACTGACCGGTTTTTACCTGATAAAGCTATTGATTTAATAGATGAAGCCAGTTCCAGAGTACGATTGCGAGCTTTTACAGCGCCGCCCGATCTAAAAGATATGGAGCGTCAATTAGAAGAGTTGCGGAAAGAAAAGGAAGCTGCAATTAATAATCAGGAATTTGAAGAGGCTGCAAAGCTGCGGGATCGGGAACAGCAGTTAATGAAAAACCTGGAGGAGCAGCGGGAGTCTTGGAAAAAAGAAAAAGGTGGAGACCAATTAATTGTTGGGGAAGAAGATATCGCCTATGTTGTTTCCAGTTGGACCGGGATACCTGTTAATAAGCTGGCTGAGGAAGAGACCGAAAGACTATTGAAAATGGAAGAAATATTACATCAAAGGGTTATAGGTCAAGAGGAAGCTGTACAGGCTGTTTCACGTGCAGTACGCAGGGCCCGGGCCGGTTTGAAAGACCCCAAGCGTCCCATCGGTTCCTTTATCTTTTTGGGTCCCACCGGGGTTGGTAAAACCGAATTAGCCAGAGCACTGGCAGAGGTACTTTTTGGCGATGAAAATGCTTTAGTCAGAATAGATATGTCTGAATATATGGAAAAATTTGCGGTATCCCGTCTGGTTGGTGCGCCTCCGGGCTACGTTGGCTATGACGAAGGGGGGCAGCTTACCGAAGCGGTAAGAAGAAAACCGTATACGGTTGTTTTATTGGATGAGATAGAAAAGGCTCACCCGGATGTGTTTAACCTGCTGCTGCAGGTTTTGGAGGACGGGCGTTTAACAGATTCTAAAGGTCGTACCGTAGATTTTAGAAATACAGTAATTATAATGACTTCCAATGTAGGAGTCAGTTATATTAAGAAAGAAGGTACGATGGGCTTTCAAACGCGTGATCAGCAGGAAAGCAGTTATAATAACATGAAGGATAAGGTTAATGAAGAGCTGCGCAGAACCTTTCGCCCGGAGTTTTTAAACCGTATCGACGAAACTATTGTATTTCATTCTCTTAATCGTGAACACATTAAAGAAATTGTTAACTTAATGTTGAAAGATGTTATTGGACGTATTGCAGAAAATCAAATCAATATAGAGGTTAGTGAAAGGGCGAAGGACTTTTTAGTGGAAAAAGGTTTTGATGAAATTTTCGGTGCCCGCCCATTGCGCAGGGAGATTCAAAAACAAGTTGAAGATAAACTTTCTGAAGAACTGCTAAAAGGTACTATTAAGCAGGGTGAGCAACTTGTTATTGATGCAAATGAAAATGGTATTGTCATAAATAAATAA
- the radA gene encoding DNA repair protein RadA, which produces MRVKTGYCCQECGHQSARWMGRCPGCGAWNSMVEEILPAGGTSGAKKSSQLQEPLQLTEIPLFKEERISTGMKELDRVLGGGIVPGSLILLGGEPGIGKSTLLLQVAFFIGERQKDVLYISGEESMQQVRLRAQRLNALSPKVLILAENDVDRVERCIKELKPSLVIIDSVQTIFKENLSSSPGSVGQVRECSAQLMRLAKGTGVAVFLVGHVTKDGSIAGPKVLEHMVDAVLYFEGDRRQAFRLLRGVKNRYGSTNEIGIFDMCGTGLQEVANPSALFMQHWQVQVPGSVIVPTIEGSRPLLVEVQALVCSSGFGVPRRMAAGVDYNRVALIIAVLEKRLGFRLGKCDIYINAVGGVKIDEPAVDLGIAIAITSSFHDVAVSQQLAVVGEIGLTGEVRPVAAVDKRLVEAGKMGFRKTIIPKANLPQVYNGETEAIGVKTVAEAVEIVFKGLRGDNNEGR; this is translated from the coding sequence ATGCGAGTTAAAACCGGGTATTGTTGCCAGGAATGCGGCCATCAAAGTGCCAGGTGGATGGGAAGATGCCCTGGCTGTGGAGCCTGGAATTCCATGGTTGAAGAGATATTGCCGGCCGGTGGCACCTCCGGTGCTAAAAAAAGCAGCCAACTTCAAGAGCCCTTGCAGCTTACGGAAATACCTTTATTTAAAGAAGAACGTATTTCTACCGGTATGAAAGAGTTGGACAGGGTATTAGGTGGAGGAATTGTACCTGGTTCACTTATATTACTTGGTGGAGAGCCGGGGATTGGCAAATCAACACTGCTTTTACAAGTTGCTTTTTTTATCGGTGAACGACAAAAAGACGTACTGTATATCTCGGGCGAGGAGTCAATGCAGCAGGTACGTTTACGGGCGCAGCGGCTAAACGCATTAAGCCCGAAGGTCTTAATTTTAGCAGAGAATGATGTGGATCGGGTTGAAAGATGTATTAAGGAACTAAAACCATCTTTAGTAATTATCGATTCTGTACAAACAATATTTAAAGAAAACCTCTCCTCTTCTCCCGGCAGTGTCGGTCAGGTAAGGGAATGCTCAGCCCAATTAATGCGCTTAGCCAAAGGTACCGGAGTTGCTGTTTTTTTGGTGGGACATGTTACTAAAGATGGTAGTATAGCCGGTCCAAAGGTGCTGGAGCATATGGTTGACGCGGTTTTATATTTCGAGGGGGACCGGCGCCAGGCATTTAGATTGCTTAGAGGTGTTAAAAATCGTTACGGGTCAACCAATGAAATAGGAATTTTTGATATGTGTGGAACAGGTTTGCAAGAGGTGGCTAATCCTTCGGCTCTGTTTATGCAGCACTGGCAAGTACAAGTTCCCGGTTCTGTTATTGTCCCTACGATAGAAGGGTCAAGGCCATTGTTGGTGGAGGTCCAGGCATTAGTTTGCTCCTCAGGCTTTGGTGTACCCAGACGTATGGCAGCGGGTGTTGACTATAACCGGGTAGCTTTAATTATAGCTGTCTTGGAAAAGCGGCTGGGTTTTCGTTTAGGAAAATGTGATATTTATATAAATGCTGTTGGTGGGGTAAAAATAGATGAGCCGGCAGTTGATTTAGGAATAGCTATAGCTATAACCTCCAGTTTTCATGATGTTGCTGTCAGTCAACAGCTGGCAGTTGTGGGGGAAATTGGTTTAACCGGGGAGGTTAGGCCTGTGGCGGCTGTTGATAAGAGGCTGGTAGAAGCAGGTAAAATGGGCTTTAGGAAAACAATTATTCCTAAAGCTAATTTGCCTCAGGTGTATAATGGTGAAACCGAGGCAATAGGTGTTAAAACTGTAGCTGAGGCTGTAGAGATTGTTTTTAAGGGTTTGAGGGGTGATAATAATGAAGGTAGATAA
- the disA gene encoding DNA integrity scanning diadenylate cyclase DisA, with the protein MKVDKAEQQLLKVLRFVAPGTPLREGLENILRAKTGALIVIGDNPEVLEVVEGGFAINADFTPANLYELAKMDGAIILNSDAKRILAANTQLIPNQNIPSSETGIRHRTAERVAKQTNALVISISQRRSVITTYKGNLKYVLRDLGVILSKANQAIQTLEKYRTVLDKVVVNLSILEFENGVTLFDVAKAIQRVEMVLRVVEEIEKYISELGVEGRLITMQLEELVANVKEEGLLVIHDYATAIEEKSPDKILEMIGSWPAEDLLDLSLIARALGYPGSSSILDQGVSPRGYRILEKIPRLPFPVIENLVQKFQSLSKIVRASIAQLDEVEGIGEVRARSIKDGLERYREQLLTQERHS; encoded by the coding sequence ATGAAGGTAGATAAAGCTGAACAGCAGTTATTAAAAGTTTTACGTTTTGTAGCCCCGGGAACCCCGTTAAGAGAGGGTTTGGAAAATATTTTACGGGCCAAGACAGGTGCTTTAATTGTAATTGGAGATAACCCCGAGGTATTAGAGGTGGTTGAGGGTGGTTTCGCTATTAATGCTGATTTTACACCGGCGAACCTCTATGAATTAGCAAAAATGGACGGTGCGATTATCTTAAATTCAGATGCAAAGCGTATTCTCGCCGCTAATACACAATTAATCCCCAATCAAAATATCCCTTCCAGTGAAACAGGAATAAGACATCGTACTGCTGAGCGTGTAGCTAAGCAGACAAATGCTTTGGTAATATCTATTTCGCAGCGAAGGAGTGTAATTACTACATATAAGGGGAATCTAAAGTACGTACTGCGAGACTTGGGCGTTATTCTTAGTAAGGCTAATCAGGCTATTCAAACTTTGGAAAAATACCGGACTGTTTTAGATAAGGTTGTGGTTAATCTTAGTATACTGGAATTTGAGAATGGCGTGACTCTATTTGATGTAGCAAAAGCTATTCAAAGGGTAGAAATGGTATTACGTGTAGTTGAAGAAATTGAAAAATATATCAGTGAGTTAGGTGTAGAGGGCCGGTTAATTACTATGCAGTTGGAAGAATTGGTAGCTAATGTGAAAGAAGAAGGGTTATTGGTTATCCATGATTATGCCACTGCAATAGAGGAAAAGTCTCCTGATAAAATTTTAGAAATGATTGGCAGCTGGCCCGCCGAGGATTTACTGGATCTCTCTTTAATTGCCAGGGCTCTGGGATACCCTGGAAGTTCAAGTATTTTAGATCAAGGTGTTTCTCCCAGGGGGTATCGTATTTTGGAAAAGATTCCCCGCTTACCTTTTCCGGTTATTGAAAATCTTGTGCAGAAGTTTCAGAGTTTATCCAAGATTGTAAGGGCATCTATCGCTCAGCTGGATGAGGTTGAAGGAATTGGAGAGGTTCGGGCGCGTTCGATTAAAGATGGTTTGGAGCGTTATCGAGAACAATTGCTTACCCAAGAAAGGCATTCGTAA
- a CDS encoding CarD family transcriptional regulator, whose amino-acid sequence MFKIGDKVVYPMHGAGVIEAIEEKEVLGEIRQYYILRLPIGNMKVMIPITNGVGLRQVIDRDGVQRVLRILSDKSTNMPPNWNRRYRANLEKIKSGNIFEVAEVVRNLIKRDKEKGLSSGERKMLENARQILISELVLATELEEEKAQSLVDGVFA is encoded by the coding sequence TTGTTCAAAATAGGTGACAAGGTTGTCTATCCTATGCACGGTGCAGGGGTTATTGAAGCCATTGAAGAAAAGGAAGTTTTGGGTGAAATAAGGCAGTATTATATTCTAAGGCTCCCTATAGGAAATATGAAAGTAATGATTCCAATTACTAATGGTGTGGGATTAAGACAAGTTATAGACCGGGATGGGGTGCAGAGGGTGTTAAGGATTTTATCGGATAAATCCACTAATATGCCGCCCAATTGGAACCGCCGGTACCGTGCAAATTTAGAAAAAATTAAAAGCGGAAACATTTTTGAAGTTGCTGAAGTAGTAAGAAATTTAATCAAGCGCGATAAAGAAAAAGGTTTATCCTCCGGGGAGAGAAAAATGCTGGAGAATGCACGTCAAATATTAATTAGTGAATTAGTGCTGGCAACCGAACTGGAAGAGGAAAAGGCCCAATCACTGGTTGACGGGGTTTTTGCATAA
- a CDS encoding PIN/TRAM domain-containing protein, with translation MVKKGVFILLVAVFATGGLFAGKYLVDLNIITFPENLPQLKMGIWALGTLIGVIVGILTAPWLMRSTIWITGKIEHYFQKTPTQDLIMGSVGLIIGLIIANLFGSILAYMGWFGKLIWVLGTILLGYLGMSLGVKKREEIFVLFTSIPRFTKDKIVRTESKLNTGKLLDTSVIIDGRIADLCESGFIEGTLLVPVFVLEELRHIADSPDLLKRNRGRRGLDILNKMQKEMDIKVQIYENTRGLENIPEVDMKLVKLAQKIGCKVMTNDYNLNKVAELHGVKVLNINELANAVKPVVLPGENMVVQVVKDGKEFGQGVAYLDDGTMIVVDGGKKYIGQTIGVQVTSVLQTAAGRMIFAKHRNEVKKGDIPGNHVHFNEVNYLGPS, from the coding sequence ATGGTTAAAAAAGGCGTATTTATCTTGCTTGTGGCTGTTTTCGCAACCGGGGGACTTTTTGCAGGAAAATATTTGGTGGATCTTAACATAATTACTTTTCCGGAAAACTTACCTCAATTAAAAATGGGTATTTGGGCACTGGGTACGCTAATCGGGGTAATAGTAGGTATTTTAACTGCCCCGTGGTTAATGCGGAGCACTATTTGGATAACCGGTAAGATAGAACATTATTTTCAAAAAACCCCCACGCAAGACCTGATTATGGGGTCTGTGGGATTGATTATTGGACTTATAATTGCTAATTTATTTGGTTCTATTTTGGCTTATATGGGTTGGTTTGGTAAGTTAATATGGGTGTTAGGTACTATTTTGCTGGGCTATCTGGGAATGAGTTTGGGTGTTAAGAAAAGGGAGGAAATATTTGTTTTGTTTACCAGTATTCCCAGGTTTACAAAGGACAAAATTGTCCGCACGGAAAGCAAGTTGAACACCGGTAAATTGCTTGATACCAGCGTTATTATTGACGGAAGAATCGCTGATTTATGCGAAAGCGGTTTTATAGAAGGAACTCTTTTGGTGCCTGTTTTTGTTTTGGAGGAACTTAGACATATTGCGGATTCTCCGGACTTATTAAAGAGGAATAGAGGGCGCCGGGGGTTGGACATCCTTAATAAAATGCAAAAGGAAATGGATATAAAGGTTCAAATATATGAAAATACACGAGGATTGGAGAATATCCCCGAAGTTGATATGAAATTGGTTAAATTAGCTCAAAAAATAGGATGTAAAGTTATGACTAATGACTATAATTTAAATAAGGTAGCCGAACTGCATGGTGTAAAGGTTTTAAACATTAATGAATTGGCTAATGCGGTAAAACCGGTTGTACTGCCCGGTGAAAATATGGTTGTGCAGGTTGTTAAAGACGGCAAAGAATTCGGGCAGGGAGTGGCCTATCTTGATGACGGAACTATGATTGTTGTAGATGGAGGAAAAAAGTATATTGGGCAGACAATTGGTGTACAGGTTACCAGTGTCCTGCAAACTGCTGCCGGCCGGATGATTTTTGCTAAACATAGAAATGAGGTTAAAAAAGGGGATATTCCCGGTAATCATGTGCATTTTAATGAGGTGAATTATCTTGGTCCCAGTTGA